Proteins co-encoded in one Hypanus sabinus isolate sHypSab1 chromosome 6, sHypSab1.hap1, whole genome shotgun sequence genomic window:
- the blvra gene encoding biliverdin reductase A isoform X2, with protein MLGVVVVGIGIAGRVRIRDLLNPLPNSPIENLKLVGFVSRRTLGNIEHLNQITLDEALGSDEVQAAIISVENEVHEEYVRKFLNAGKHVCVEYPMALSVDAACELWELADAKGKVLHVEHIELLTAEYSLLKQKVNGKELIEGTLHFTGGPLNRQRTGFLAFSGVSRLTWLVDLFGELTFKSAIFSEDQNQQYSKMTVQFHTKNSRPVVWIEERGPGLKRGKRINFQFKSNNLDHIPKVPNDHVGLFMKDLNLFAQKLVGKKLTDTSEKKRILHCLGLADEIRIYCEQTPPK; from the exons ATGTTGGGCGTTGTTGTTGTTGGGATTGGTATTGCTGGCAGAGTTCGGATCCGTGACCTTCTGAATCCATTGCCTAACAGTCCCATAGAAAATCTTAAACTCGTGGGTTTTGTCTCCAG GCGGACATTAGGCAACATAGAGCACCTGAATCAGATCACCTTGGATGAAGCTCTTGGCAGTGATGAAGTACAGGCTGCCATCATCAGTGTGGAGAATGAGGTCCATGAAGAGTATGTCAG GAAATTTTTGAATGCAGGGAAGCATGTTTGTGTAGAATACCCAATGGCACTCTCAGTGGATGCTGCCTGTGAACTGTGGGAACTTGCTGATGCCAAAG GAAAGGTTCTACATGTGGAGCATATAGAACTACTGACAGCAGAATACAGCCTGTTAAAACAAAAAGTGAATGGGAAAGAGCTGATCGAGGGTACTCTGCATTTCACAG GTGGACCTTTGAATAGACAACGTACTGGCTTTCTTGCCTTCAGCGGGGTGTCCCGTCTGACGTGGCTTGTGGATTTGTTTGGAGAACTCACGTTCAAGTCTGCTATATTCAGTGAAGATCAAAACCAGCAATACTCAAAGATGACAGTACAATTCCACACTAAAAATAGCAG ACCAGTAGTCTGGATTGAAGAAAGAGGACCAGGATTAAAACGTGGAAAACGTATCAATTTCCAATTTAAATCCAACAATTTGGATCATATTCCAAAAGTGCCTAATGATCATGTTGGACTATTTATGAAAGACCTCAACCTATTTGCCCAAAAACTAGTAGGGAAAAAGCTCACTGACACCTCTGAAAAGAAACGCATCCTTCACTGTCTGGGCCTGGCAGATGAGATAAGAATTTATTGTGAACAGACACCACCAAAATAA
- the blvra gene encoding biliverdin reductase A isoform X1 — MAARPCLPMTLVNYTEMLGVVVVGIGIAGRVRIRDLLNPLPNSPIENLKLVGFVSRRTLGNIEHLNQITLDEALGSDEVQAAIISVENEVHEEYVRKFLNAGKHVCVEYPMALSVDAACELWELADAKGKVLHVEHIELLTAEYSLLKQKVNGKELIEGTLHFTGGPLNRQRTGFLAFSGVSRLTWLVDLFGELTFKSAIFSEDQNQQYSKMTVQFHTKNSRPVVWIEERGPGLKRGKRINFQFKSNNLDHIPKVPNDHVGLFMKDLNLFAQKLVGKKLTDTSEKKRILHCLGLADEIRIYCEQTPPK, encoded by the exons ATGGCTGCACGACCATGCCTGCCCATGACCCTGGTGAATT ACACTGAAATGTTGGGCGTTGTTGTTGTTGGGATTGGTATTGCTGGCAGAGTTCGGATCCGTGACCTTCTGAATCCATTGCCTAACAGTCCCATAGAAAATCTTAAACTCGTGGGTTTTGTCTCCAG GCGGACATTAGGCAACATAGAGCACCTGAATCAGATCACCTTGGATGAAGCTCTTGGCAGTGATGAAGTACAGGCTGCCATCATCAGTGTGGAGAATGAGGTCCATGAAGAGTATGTCAG GAAATTTTTGAATGCAGGGAAGCATGTTTGTGTAGAATACCCAATGGCACTCTCAGTGGATGCTGCCTGTGAACTGTGGGAACTTGCTGATGCCAAAG GAAAGGTTCTACATGTGGAGCATATAGAACTACTGACAGCAGAATACAGCCTGTTAAAACAAAAAGTGAATGGGAAAGAGCTGATCGAGGGTACTCTGCATTTCACAG GTGGACCTTTGAATAGACAACGTACTGGCTTTCTTGCCTTCAGCGGGGTGTCCCGTCTGACGTGGCTTGTGGATTTGTTTGGAGAACTCACGTTCAAGTCTGCTATATTCAGTGAAGATCAAAACCAGCAATACTCAAAGATGACAGTACAATTCCACACTAAAAATAGCAG ACCAGTAGTCTGGATTGAAGAAAGAGGACCAGGATTAAAACGTGGAAAACGTATCAATTTCCAATTTAAATCCAACAATTTGGATCATATTCCAAAAGTGCCTAATGATCATGTTGGACTATTTATGAAAGACCTCAACCTATTTGCCCAAAAACTAGTAGGGAAAAAGCTCACTGACACCTCTGAAAAGAAACGCATCCTTCACTGTCTGGGCCTGGCAGATGAGATAAGAATTTATTGTGAACAGACACCACCAAAATAA